The following proteins are co-located in the Mus caroli chromosome 7, CAROLI_EIJ_v1.1, whole genome shotgun sequence genome:
- the Gipr gene encoding gastric inhibitory polypeptide receptor → MPLRLLLLLLWLWGLQRAETDSEGQTTTGELYQRWELYSQKCQKMLETTEPPSGLACNGSFDMYACWNYTAANTTAQVSCPWYLPWYHQVSAGFVFRQCGSDGQWGSWRDHTQCENPEKNGAFQDQTLILERLQIMYTVGYSLSLTTLLLALLILSLFRRLHCTRNYIHMNLFTSFMLRAAAILTRDQLLPPLGPYTGDQAPTPWNQALAACRTAQIMTQYCVGANYTWLLVEGVYLHHLLVIVGRSEKGHFRCYLLLGWGAPALFVIPWVIVRYLRENTQCWERNEVKAIWWIIRTPILITILINFFIFIRILGILVSKLRTRQMRFPDYRLRLARSTLTLVPLLGVHEVVFAPVTEEQVEGSLRFAKLAFEIFLSSFQGFLVSVLYCFINKEVQSEIRQGWRHRRLRLSLQEQRPRPHQELAPRAVPLSSACREAAIGNALPSGMLHLPGDEVSESYC, encoded by the exons ATGCCCCTGcggctgctgcttctgctgctgtggtTGTGGGGACTCCAGAGGGCAGAG aCAGACTCTGAGGGGCAGACCACCACGGGGGAGCTGTACCAGCGCTGGGAGCTCTACAGCCAGAAGTGCCAAAAGATGTTGGAGACCACAGAACCTCCCTCAG GCCTGGCCTGTAACGGTTCCTTTGATATGTATGCCTGCTGGAACTACACGGCCGCCAACACCACTGCCCAGGTGTCTTGCCCCTGGTATCTGCCCTGGTACCATCAGG TGTCTGCAGGCTTTGTCTTCCGCCAGTGTGGCAGTGATGGCCAGTGGGGATCTTGGAGAGACCACACTCAGTGTGAGAATCCAGAGAAGAATGGGGCTTTTCAG GACCAGACGCTGATCCTGGAGCGCCTGCAGATCATGTATACCGTAGGCTACTCCCTGTCCCTGACGACTCTGCTGCTAGCCCTGCTCATCTTAAGTTTGTTCAG GCGGCTGCATTGCACTCGTAATTACATTCACATGAACCTGTTCACGTCTTTCATGCTGCGGGCAGCAGCCATCCTCACCCGAGATCAGCTGCTGCCTCCACTGGGTCCCTACACTGGAGACCAGGCCCCTACTCCGTGGAACCAG GCCCTAGCTGCCTGCCGCACGGCCCAGATCATGACCCAATATTGTGTGGGAGCCAATTACACCTGGCTGCTGGTGGAGGGTGTGTATCTACACCATCTGCTGGTGATCGTGGGACGCTCAGAAAAGGGCCACTTCCGCTGCTACCTGCTTCTTGGCTGGG GGGCCCCCGCGCTTTTCGTCATCCCCTGGGTGATCGTCAGGTACCTGCGCGAGAACACACA GTGCTGGGAGCGCAACGAAGTCAAAGCCATTTGGTGGATCATTCGCACTCCCATCCTGATAACCATCTTG atcaatttcttcatcttcatccgcATCCTTGGCATCCTTGTTTCAAAGCTGAGGACACGGCAGATGCGCTTCCCCGACTACCGACTAAG GCTGGCTCGCTCCACGCTGACACTGGTGCCCCTGCTGGGTGTCCACGAGGTGGTGTTTGCGCCTGTGACGGAGGAACAGGTTGAAGGCTCCCTGCGCTTCGCCAAACTGGCCTTTGAAATCTTCCTAAGTTCCTTCCAG GGTTTCCTGGTGAGCGTGCTCTACTGCTTCATCAACAAAGAG GTGCAGTCGGAAATCCGCCAGGGTTGGCGCCACCGCCGCCTGCGTCTCAGCCTTCAAGAGCAGCGTCCACGTCCGCACCAGGAACTCGCCCCCCGGGCTGTGCCTTTGAGCTCTGCGTGCCGAGAAGCTGCCATTGGCAACGCCTTGCCCTCTGGGATGCTGCATCTGCCTGGGGATGAGGTCTCGGAAAGTTACTGCTAG
- the Snrpd2 gene encoding small nuclear ribonucleoprotein Sm D2, translating into MSLLNKPKSEMTPEELQKREEEEFNTGPLSVLTQSVKNNTQVLINCRNNKKLLGRVKAFDRHCNMVLENVKEMWTEVPKSGKGKKKSKPVNKDRYISKMFLRGDSVIVVLRNPLIAGK; encoded by the exons AT GAGTCTCCTCAATAAACCCAAGAGTGAGATGACCCCAGAGGAGCTGCAGAagcgggaggaggaggaattcAACACAGGTCCCCTCTCAGTGCTCACGCAGTCAGTCAAGAACAACACACAAGTGCTCATTAACTGTCGCAACAACAAGAAGCTGCTGGGCCGGGTGAAGGCCTTTGACAG GCACTgcaacatggtgctggaaaatgTGAAGGAGATGTGGACTGAGGTCCCCAAGAGCGGCAAGGGCAAGAAGAAGTCCAAGCCTGTCAACAAGGACCGCTATATCTCCAAGATGTTCCTGCGTGGGGACTCGGTCATCGTGGTGCTGCGGAACCCGCTCATCGCTGGCAAGTAG